The DNA segment GCCTCATACTCCTTTTGCGTCAATCCCATGAAAGAGCTGCCCTCCAGAATACCGACCGTAATCACACCAGCCGCAACACCCTCTTTGATATCGGAAATTGTATCCCCTACCTTAACAGCTGCGCGTACATCTCGGATATGCAGCTGCTTCATATTCTCGAAAATCATATATGGATACGGTCTGCCAAAGTTATCTACACTGTTCGGTGATATCCAGAAATCCGGTGCATAGCCCTTTTCCTTTGCGACCCGTGTCACCACCGCCATCATTTGATCAGTATATCCGGTGGTAGAGCCGATTGCCAGCCCCATATCCCGCAGCCTTTTCACCGTTTCCACAACATATGGCTTCGGATCCGCAAACTGATCCAATATGCTCATCAGCTTTTCTGTAAAGCTGTCGTGCATGGCATCCACATCTGCCTCCTCTGCTGCGCGGCCGTGTGCAGTCTTCCATAAATCTGCGATTCGCGGCATTTCCAGCATTGTCCGGATGTGATCGCGTTTCAGCATCCCCATCGGTTTTCTAGTTTCCTCCATCGTGACCTTCATACCAAATTCACGAAATACATCCATGAACGCCTGAACCGGGGCGAAGCAGCCATAATCCACGGTTGTTCCCGCCCAATCAAATATAATTCCTTCTATTTTCATATCAGTTTCCTCTGCTTTCCATATATGCCTTCATAATTTCTGTTAATTGAAGAATATCCTCTTCATAGATTTCACCAATCGTTCCAATACGGAACGTATCCTTATCTGTCAGCTTTCCCGGGTAGATTGCATAGCCGCGCTCCTTGATAAAGCTGTACATCTGTGCAAAATCAAAATCTGTATCCGGATACAGGAATGTCGTGATAATCGGGCCCTGTACTGCCTTATCCACATAGGGCAGAAAGTCCAGCCTGCCGAATTCCTCAATCAATACATCTCGGTTATGTGCATAGCGCGCACCTCTTGCCGGAATGCCGCCCTCCTGCTTTAATTCCTCCAGCGCCTTGGCAAAGGCCAAAACGACATGCGTCGGTGACGTATAGCGCCATTTTCCATCCTTCTCCATTCCGACCCACTGATCGTACAGATCCAGTGAAAGACTGCGGGCACAGCCTTTGGAGGCAAGCAGCTGGCTTCTTTTTGCGATGATAAAGGAGAAGCCCGGTACTCCCTGAATACACTTATTGGCAGAGCTGATAAGAAAGTCAATATGCCACGCACTCACCGGTATATCCACACCGCCAAAGCTTGACATCGCATCCACGATAAATACTTTTTGATATTTCCTGGAAAGCTCACCTATCGAACGGATATCATTTAATATCCCCGTAGTTGTTTCACTGTGAATCATTGCGATATGTGTGATTTCCGGATGCTTCTTCAATGCTTCCTCTGCCTTATGCTTATCCGGTATCTTGTCATAATCCTGTGTGATATGGACACAGGCTATATGGTGATAGCGGCACATGCTGGCGATGCGTTCTCCATAAGCACCATTGCTGAGCAATAACAGACAGCCATCCTGTGGGATGACACTGGAAATTACACTTTCCACACCGAAGGTACCAGAGCCCTGTAGAAGTACAGTTGTATAGTCCTTTTCACTTACGTGTGCCAGCTCCAGCAGCTCCTTTCGAATCGTCTGTGTTATCTGCTTGTAATCATCATCCCAGGTACAGTGGTCAAATAGCATTTCCTGCTTTACTGTGTCCGTTGTTGTCAGTGGACCCGGTGTTAATAGCTTGTATGTTTTCATCATTTCCTCCATTTCCCGTTGTATGCGGGTACAAGGCTTGCATGAGTGCAGCTTCCAATCATTTTACAAAATGGAATTGCTCTCAAACATTTCCTTATTTTCTACAGCCTTCAAAGAATGCCTGATGCTGTTCTAACAGCTCTACGCTTAATGCTTTTTTAAATACCTTCGGATATTTGCTGGCATACGCTTCCTCCACCTGTTCTCCCTCATACAGAGCCGTTGGATAGGTATACAGAATATCCCTTCTTCCGTTTTCCATCATACAGCGCGCCATCGCCATTGCCGTTTTATTGACATTCTCCTTTTTCACCACAGCAATGCTTTCCGTCAGTGTATAATTTCCCTCAATAGGATCGATGCAATCGATTGGAAGCCCCTTTTCCTTATCCGCAAGTGCCTGATGCCGCAGACCAAAGGCGATGCCGACCTCTCCAGAACGTACCTTTTTTAAAGGGCCGGAGCCGCTGGATTCCAGATGCGGACCGACATTATCGAGAATATCACACAGCAGCGCATGTCCTTCTTGTTCTCCGTAATTATCTAAGATTGCCTGTACCAGCAGCCATCCGGTACTGCTTGCCTTGATATCCGGTATGGATATATATCCCTTGTAAATGGGATTTGCAAGATCCTTTATTGATTCTGGGACAGGCAGCTTTTGCTCCTTCAGCACTCTGGTATTGACAATCAACGCCCCCTCCAGTGCCGTCAGTGGTGTATCATAATCGGAATATGTTTTCAGTGTCGGTGTGGGAAAGGTCAGCTTCTCAAACATTTCATTTTTCTGTTCAGCACTGTCTATATAATAGGTGCTCATCGTTATGATATCCGCCTCCAGATGCTTTCCCTCCGCCATGATTTTTCCACCGAGCTCACTTGTACCAAACGACTGCAGCACATACTGGTCCTGAAAGCCGTTTTCATCCAGTGCGTGCTGTATTGCCATCAGTGCCTCCTCATCCGCATTGGAATAAATGACAACCGGCTCTTTTCCCTGCCCGAATACAAGGGTGAAGATCATAACGCCTGCGGCAAGTACAGCAAGTGCCGCTTTCTGATAGCGTATACGCCGTGATACTGCTTTCTCCTTTTCCTGTGTGAGAAGGATCAGGATGCCCTTGACCAGCAGATTGGTTAAGAGAATCAGCAGTGATAATACAAAAATCTGATCGAACTTGGCAAAGTGCTGGAGCTCCTTGATTTTAGTTGTCAGCACAGCTGTTTTTGCCCCGACAATGAAAATCAGTGCAGAAATCGTCACCATGGAATTGATAAAATAATAGCTGAACATCTCCAGAATCGTGCTTTTGGAATTCGGTACGACAACTCTGCGAATTGTTTTAAACCAGCTGTCTCCCATCAGCATAGCTGTTGTTTCATAGGAGGTATTCAATTTTCCAAGTGTATTCTTCGCCATCACATACGGTGTGGAAAAGAAGTGAATCATATTACATAGAATAATAATCCAGAAGGTGCTTTGCAATGAGGTGGAGCTGAAAGCAAACAGAAATGCAATACCGATCACCATACCGGGAATGGTATTGGTGATGCTGCTGATTGCGTCTATGCTCTTTTTACATAATTTAGGCAATGCACTTCTCGTCGTTACCAGTGCACAGCCATAGGCAAGCAGTGTTCCGGCAACTGCAGTTCCCAGCGCAACAAGAATGGAATTACGATATACGGATAACAGATTGGCACTGGACAATGTATCGGTAAAATGCTGCAGGGAGAAGCTGATATCATACGGCCATTCCTTCACAAACGGCAACAGCAGGATAACGGCAAACACCAGAAGAACAGCACAGCCTGTCAAAACAGAGACCGTACGGCAAAGCACATCGCGTATCCTGTTTTTCGGCAGCTCTATCACACTCACCTTGTTATATCGAACATTATAGCGATCCAGATAATTCAAAAGTGCAATACTGATGATAGAGGGAAGAAGCATCATCATGGCGACAACCGCCCCGTTGTTGAAGTTTGGAATAGAGCCGAGCATCTCGTTATACAGCGTTGTTGCCACAACCTCAAATTCTCCACCGACCGCAGCCGGTATTCCAAAATCGGTAAAGCTCAGAAAGAAAGCCTGAATAAACGCGGCAGCCAGTGTTGGTATCATCGGTGACAATGCCGTAATCCAGAAGCGTTTTCCTCCGGAATCCCCCATGATTCTGGATACGATAATAAATTTCTTATCAATGAATTTCATCGTATTATTCACAAGCAGAAATGCAATGGGCAGTGTATAGATCACATATCCAATCAGCAGACCGTAAAATCCGTAAATATCGAACAGCTGAACATGCAGTAGCCTGGTAAGCAGTCCCTGCTTTCCAAACGTATAAATAATGGCAAAGCCATATGTGATGGTCGGCAGCAGCATAGGTAAGGTAGCAATGCTGTGGATTCCTCTTTTCAGACGCTGCGACACATTTGTGTAATTGATCGTATAGGCAAGCAGAAATGCAAGCAGCGTTGTGAACAGCGCACTGATGGAAGCTGCTAAGAAGCTGTTTTTAAACGCGTGTACAAGCCTTCCGCTGGAGAATACGTCAACGTAGTGCTGGAATGTCAGCGATGTTCCGCTTTCAAACGATTTATACAGCAGGATTGCAACCGGCATGAAAAGAAATACAAGAAATAAAACAGCTAAAACAGCATACAGAGCCTTTAGCTCCAACTGCTTTTTATGCATACGCTTCTCCAAACAAGGTAAAGATATTATTCCGCTTGATTTCCAGCTGATTCAAGATAAATTCCTTTACAAAGCTGTTTTCCGGATGCTCGATAATATCTCTCGGTTTTGCATATTGTGAAATCATACCATCCTTCATAATGAGAACCCGGTCAGATAAGGTCAGTGCCTCCTCCGGGTCATGGGTTACGATGATGGTCGTCAGCTGAAATTCCTTGGCTATCGTCTTGATTTTTTCCTTAATACTTTCCTTAATGACCCCATCCAGCGCACTCAGTGGTTCATCCAATAAAAGAATCTTCGGCTTCATGACCATGGTTCTTGCCAGTGCCACACGCTGCTTCTGTCCCCCGGACAGCTGGTCGATGTGTTTATCCAGATGCTGGGAAAGGCCAAGCAGCTCAATCAGTTCATTTACCTCCTGCTGTGTGGAAATACCGGGCTTGTTTTTCAAGCCGTAGGTGATGTTTTCATAAGCGTTCAGATTTGGAAACAGGGCATAGTCCTGAAATACGATATTAAAGCCCCTGTTCTCCATGGAAACGCCGGTCACATCCCGACCGTCAAACACAACACTTCCGCTATCTACATCCGTGATTCCCAGAATGCAATTCAGCAATGTTGTCTTCCCGCTTCCGCTTGGCCCCAGAATGGAAACAATTTCCCCGGTTTCTATAGACAGACTGATTCCATTGAGAATCATTGTCTGGTCGTATGACTTTTTCAAATTCTTCAGTGTCAGCATACTTCACTCTCCTCATCGCGAACCTTTTGTCCGCTTGCATCCATTATAGAAAAGTGGAAAAAGATTACAATAGCTTTCATAAAGTGTTAACGGCCTTTTTACCATTCCTTAACATTTTATAAATTATGTAAATTTTCAGTTATTTTTAGAGTTTTCACTCGCTTTTGTTCACATTAAGGCAACACAAAAAGCCTTTATTTAACAATTTTGTAAATAAAGACAGTTCTTCGTTCATATTTCAAAAGGAAAAACAAAAAATGAAATTTATCATCAAAATCACTGAAAGCCTGATAAATGTTCATCCCCTGTGACAAGAGTAAGGCATCTCCAACGTTACATAAAGGCATCATATACAATGCAACCAGGAAGCCCAATCACAAAAAACAACAGAAGCTACTGCCGCTTTTCATGAATTTAACGCAGACATAGCTCCTCCCATACATACAGCTCATAACAGAGAGAAGCAACCTGCGGGATACATATATGACCAAAATCAATGGAATGTATACAACAAGCATATTCAGCCTTTCCTTCTGCCTCTGTTGTCATTTCCTGTAGGCTTTAGGCAATTACTCCCAAAATACTGCCAATATATTCCCAAATTGCTTCAAGCTGTACTTCTGTCTGACAGGCTAACGGCTCATAATTTCCCCACCGCCTTGCTTTATGCTTAATATCACACATGTATAGGGAGCTGTTCCTGTAGCCGTATGCAGGTTCGTTTAAAGACATTTTGTATCCATACTATACGTTTCCTGTGCAATCGCTTTAAAAAATGTTACATACAATCGAGCAAAATTTCATAAATAAAATAACAAAGGATCGCCTGCGAATTATATCGTCACTGCCTGTCAAAAAAAAGCGGACACCAGTGCATGTATGGAATCCGCATATATTTTGTAATGCTGTGTATAGAGCCGCTGATTTTCTGCTTTTACATATCCTGCAGCGGATCTGTCAGCTCTTTGTCATGATAGCGTTTCATATCCATTAAATCCAGCTGGCGGTCAACCATGATAGCATTGGTCAGAGAACCGGATACATTCAGCATGGTACGCATCATATCAATAATCGGATCAATAGCCAAAATCGGTGTGATATAGGCAAAGGAGGACCCCAGCCCTACACCGGATAAAGAAACAGATGCCGCCATGGTACTGGTTCCTGGAATCCCTGCTATACCGATAGACCCGATGGTGATAACGATAACGGACATGATGATCAAACTGATATCAATCGGTGTTCCGCTGGTATTTGCTACATAGACGATCAGCAACGCCGGGAATACTCCCGCACAGCCCTGCATTCCTGCAGTTGTCCCAAAGCTGGATACAAAGCTGGCCGTTCCCTGGGAGACACCGAGCTTCTGCGTCAGCGTATCAATCGTTGCCGGCAGAACACCAAGCGAGCTGCGGGATGTAAAGGCGAGCAGTAATAGAGAATAGCTTTTTTTCAAATAGATAAGCGGATTGACCTTGAAAAAGGAAAGCGCAACAAGCTGAATAAGCAGTTGAAGGATGCAGGCCACATACAAAATCACGATAAACTTACCAACCTCCAGAATACTGTCAAGACCGCGCTGTGCAATCGTATTCGCCAGCAGTGCCAGAACAGCATACGGCATTCCTTTGATAATCGTCATGGCGATACTGATGATGATTTTATGCAGCGCATCAATCAGCTCATAAAACACCCTGATCGTATCGGGATATTTCTTTTGCATACGGCGGGCTGCCAGACCGAAAAAGGCAGAGAAAATTACCAGACCGACAACATTGCTGTTGACCATGGCCTCCACCGGATTAGCCGGAATCAGATTACGAAGTGTTGTAACTACAGGAACGACTTCCTTCATTTCCCCGCCGGAAATAGACGTAGAAACGCTGCCGCCTAGTTGAAAGACAATACCCAGCGTCAGGCCGACAACAGCAGCCACTGCCACCATTCCCATCGTAGTGATGATACTGCGGTTTACCAGCTTGCGCACATCACCACGCTCATCCATATGCAGAATCACATGGATAATGGAAACCATCACGAGCGGGATCACCAGCATTCGGATAAAATCAATAAAGCCGTTTCCAATCAGAGAATACCATAATGTTGTTTCCTTCACAAATGTAATCTTCATCGGATCGGACGCAAAGCCGGATACCGTCTGCATGGCTAAACCAAGCGCAAGACCCAGAACCGTCGCAAGCAGCACCTTGCTGGAAAAGCTGAATTTCTTTTTTGGTAGCTTATATACTGCAAAAGCCAGAAGCAGATATGCGATGATGAATAGTATGGATTTCCATTCACTAATCATCAGAAACTGGCTTAGAAATACGTTTTTCATAAAACCCCTCCTCGTTTGTACCTGACTATTATATACAAGCAGCTTTATATTTTCAAGTCATATGCTTACTGCTTCCTTTATGTTATGAACAGGAACCGCGGTTTTATACCACTTAGTGTATACTATGAAAATTTTTAGTATGCAGAAAGGATGTTTTTACAATGTTTTGTCCTTATTTTCAAGTGGACTCTATGTATTTCCCAGCTTTAGAAGTTAACCGTTACTGCTTCCCTATGATTATGATATATATCGTAAAAATCCATATTAGGGATAATGAAAAGATGCAAAATCATTTCATCCAAAGTGATCCTGCATCCTATGTATATAGTTAAGGTCTTGCTTACTCTTACTTATCCCGTCTTTTCTGTCGGCCTATGTTTCTTTACGCTTCGGGCTTTTTGCCAATACCTCATACAGATATCTGTTCCTCCTGAATGGTTATTGTATGCTCCTTCAACAGCTTCACAAATACCTCCGCAAGATAAGGGTCAAACTGCCTGCCCGCCTGCTCTGTAAGCTCATGAATCGCATAAGACAGGTTACAGGCATCCTTATAGGAGCGTGTTGAGGTCATGGCATCAAAGGAATCCGCAATACATAAAATACGTCCTCCCAGAGGTATATCCTCCTTAGCGATTCTTCTAGGATACCCGTGCCCGTCCCAGCGCTCATGGTGGGAAATGACAGCAGGAATTACATAATCCAGAGAAGGCAGATACCGTATGATACCGATTGAGTTTTCCACATGTCCCTTCATGATTTCATACTCTTCCTTTGTCAGTCTGCCATGCTTATTTAAAATATCCTCACGGATACCGATTTTTCCGATATCATGCAGAAGTGCCGCCTCTCTTATAATTTCCACAACATCCTCCTTCAAGCCGATGGCATAGGCAAGCTCCGTGGCATAGTAGGCAACATTTTTGGAATGGGTAAAGGTGTAATGATCCTTCGTATCTATAGCGGCAGTCAGTGCATAAATAGTGGACGCATATTCGGAATAGATGCTTTCCTTATCCTGCTCCTGCCGGCTTGCGGATACTGGTTCACTTTCCTCCTCATTATAGATGACAACGCGGTTCTTTCCTTTCCGCTTCGCCTGGTACAATGCCTGGTTTGCATACTCCTCCAGCTGCTTCGGATTGCTCGCAAGCAGTGGAATCGAAGCGATGCCAAAGCTTCCGGTTACCACCTTTAACGCATAGCCCTCCTCTGCCTTATTCATATTCATAATCTGTTGACGAATCATTTCTGCCAGCTTTTTCGCATCCTGCAGACTGCATTCCTCTAACAAAATCGCAAATTCCTTACCGGAGATGCGTGCTGCCACAGCATTGCTTCCCAAAACACGCCGCATAATTTCCGCGGCCTGAGCAATCGCCTTATCGCCTTCCCTTGTTCCATACAGCTGATTATACAGACGCACATCATCCAGACTAACGAGAATCAGCGTTAGCGTGCTGTCTTTTTTTCTGGCATTGTATATCTCATAAAAATTCTTATAAAAATATTTTCGATTCAACAGTCCGGTCAATTCATCACTGATCGCTTCATGATACGCCATTTCATACAGCTGTGAATTTTTCAAGGCAATCGTGGATATGGAAGCCACAGAGGAAAGAAAATTCAATTCATCATAGCTAAAGGATGCTTTTTTCACCTTACGGCTCAGCAGCATCATACCAATCAGCTCCTGCTCCATCAAGGGTACGATGCATTCAATATGCAGAGAATCAAACAGCTCTTTTTCCTGTTCCCACATGGAGCGATAGCCTGCCGTACGCTTGAAATCCCGATACAAAAGACAGTCTGCCTGCTGTTTTAATACAGACAGAATTGGATTTCCCCCGTCAATGGCATAATTCTGCCGTTCCAAAGGAGCATTACCATACAGGATATGATATCCGCTCCCCTCGCTGTCCTTCATGCATACATACACCCTGCTCACATCGATCGTATCGGTTATGACCTTGCAAATATCCTCTGCAATTTCCGAAACGCTCAGTGTTTTGCGTACGTTCTGTGAAAAAATCTTCAGACTGTCCGCCTGCTGCTTCTCCTCTCTGATAAACACCGTATCAATGAATCTTTTCAATAAAGAATAAATGAAGGCTGTTGCCAGCGTGAACAGCAGAAATACAAGAAGCAGAGAATAGGCTGCGAACGGCTTGAAATTCTGATCGATAAAGGAACGCATCGGCAGCAGAAGGTTACTGAACAAAAGAACGGTGATACCGGCGGAAATCGCATAGCAGTTTCCCCGTGATACAAGCAGTGTCAGCTTAAACAGCCTGCGTTTATATAAGACATAAAAGAGCAGAAAGGCATTGATAACACCGCTTAGGATATCCAGTGGAAAGCCCTTGAACACATCCAGCATGATCAGACTGTTTCCCATAAGCAGAATACCAAAGCCTGCCAGAATGGGCAGAAACTGATGACGCAGCAGCTCACTGTCACGCACACAGCGTAAAACCATCACCACGATTTGTAAGAAGCATATAGCAAACAGTGCCGCCATAACATAGGTACGCCATGTAAAATCATATAGAAAGACCGTTGCCCCATGCAGATTCACAGGCTGCGGAGCTGCCAGAAAGAAATGTGTCCGTGTGTTGATGATACTCATAACAACGGAAAAAGCCAGCCATACATAACAGAAGCCATCCCTTGTCCTACCACTGAAAATCGCTGTAAAATTATAAAATACATACGGTAGAAACATGAGTCCCAGTAAAGAAACATCATACCAGAAGCGCACGGATGGACCAAATTGCATACGCATGGCAAAGGAGCCGCCCGTCCATAAAATCATAGCTGCAAGCAGCAGCATAAAGGAGCGAATCAGCCTGGTTTTCTCACTGGCCGCAAGTGCCAGAAAGAGATACAGGTAACAAACCAGTGCCATGATGGAGATGGATGCATAGCTATTCATATCGATCACCCCGGTTTCTGTCATAGGACTCCTGCTGCAGGGCCATCAGCTGATACAGCTCATGCTTGGAAGGATTTATGACATCCGGTTCATGTCCGTAAGCCTGCTGAAAGCGTGCAAACGTTCCGATTTTCAACAGTGTGATCTGCAATGGCTCTATACCGAGGATCTTCTTTAAATCCTTATAATCCTGATCGACATGCCGGAAATAAACAGAAAGGTGCTGGCGCAGTACCTCAACAGTAATCGCTCTTTGTCCTGCGGATGCCTGCTCGATTTCCACATACAGATGGACAAACGGTCTTTGCTTCTGCAGCTCCTTACAGGCGCAATAATGTTGAATCGGCAGGCCGGAAAGGGCGATCACCTGATCGATGGATGAGCGTGTGATACGGGTAAAGCCCGCAATATCAATGACCTCCGGTACGCGGTCTATGTATTTGAAGCAGGGAAGTGTAATTTTTTCACTGCGGTTATCCAGAGAAACACAGCGGTACAGATCACCTACCCGGTACCGCATAAAGGCCCCGCCCTTAAATACACTTAATATGATTTCATAGGTTTCATTCACACTGACCTCATCCAGTAAACAGGTGCGTGGCTGATATCCGGGCTGTTCCTTCATACGCTGCCGCTCACTCATTGGCAGAAATTCATAAAAGCAGGCATCCGGAAAGAAATACAAACCGTTTCTGTTCCATATTTCCGTACCAATCAGTGTCGGCTCTGTTCCGGCAAAGATTTCCATCGGACGAATTCCCCACAGCTCCTCCAGATCATCCTTATATAAATCATTATCTGTACCTGCCACCATAAAGCCCTTGAGCTGAAAGAGATCCTTTGGCTGCAGACTGCGTTTCTCCTTATGACAGCGCAGCTTTGCCTTTGCGAGCACTGCCAGACGGGAAAGCGGCAATGAACGAATAGAGAAGGAGCCTTTGGATTTGCTCATGCTGTCCAGAGATTTGCTGATGTAATAGGTGACAGAGCCAAGACCGAAGAAATAATCAATTCCCTTTCCCAGTCCCTGCTTGAAGCCGGCCTTATTCCGCTGGGAAAAGGACAGCTTAACCGCTTCCTTTACAGGCGGCAGGAATTCGATATCCGTTTCCTGCTCAAATACAAGGGAAACCAGTCCGGTCGCATATGGCAAAGGCGCAAGGCCGTAGAGAATCGTATCCTTCTTCTGTACATGAAAATCCCCGCGCTTTGCGCTTGTTGATAACAGCAGACACGCAATGACATTGCGTTTGAAATTGCGAAGCATGCTTTCTGTATACGGCGCCAC comes from the Erysipelotrichaceae bacterium 66202529 genome and includes:
- a CDS encoding diguanylate cyclase, with the protein product MNSYASISIMALVCYLYLFLALAASEKTRLIRSFMLLLAAMILWTGGSFAMRMQFGPSVRFWYDVSLLGLMFLPYVFYNFTAIFSGRTRDGFCYVWLAFSVVMSIINTRTHFFLAAPQPVNLHGATVFLYDFTWRTYVMAALFAICFLQIVVMVLRCVRDSELLRHQFLPILAGFGILLMGNSLIMLDVFKGFPLDILSGVINAFLLFYVLYKRRLFKLTLLVSRGNCYAISAGITVLLFSNLLLPMRSFIDQNFKPFAAYSLLLVFLLFTLATAFIYSLLKRFIDTVFIREEKQQADSLKIFSQNVRKTLSVSEIAEDICKVITDTIDVSRVYVCMKDSEGSGYHILYGNAPLERQNYAIDGGNPILSVLKQQADCLLYRDFKRTAGYRSMWEQEKELFDSLHIECIVPLMEQELIGMMLLSRKVKKASFSYDELNFLSSVASISTIALKNSQLYEMAYHEAISDELTGLLNRKYFYKNFYEIYNARKKDSTLTLILVSLDDVRLYNQLYGTREGDKAIAQAAEIMRRVLGSNAVAARISGKEFAILLEECSLQDAKKLAEMIRQQIMNMNKAEEGYALKVVTGSFGIASIPLLASNPKQLEEYANQALYQAKRKGKNRVVIYNEEESEPVSASRQEQDKESIYSEYASTIYALTAAIDTKDHYTFTHSKNVAYYATELAYAIGLKEDVVEIIREAALLHDIGKIGIREDILNKHGRLTKEEYEIMKGHVENSIGIIRYLPSLDYVIPAVISHHERWDGHGYPRRIAKEDIPLGGRILCIADSFDAMTSTRSYKDACNLSYAIHELTEQAGRQFDPYLAEVFVKLLKEHTITIQEEQISV
- a CDS encoding ABC transporter permease subunit; protein product: MHKKQLELKALYAVLAVLFLVFLFMPVAILLYKSFESGTSLTFQHYVDVFSSGRLVHAFKNSFLAASISALFTTLLAFLLAYTINYTNVSQRLKRGIHSIATLPMLLPTITYGFAIIYTFGKQGLLTRLLHVQLFDIYGFYGLLIGYVIYTLPIAFLLVNNTMKFIDKKFIIVSRIMGDSGGKRFWITALSPMIPTLAAAFIQAFFLSFTDFGIPAAVGGEFEVVATTLYNEMLGSIPNFNNGAVVAMMMLLPSIISIALLNYLDRYNVRYNKVSVIELPKNRIRDVLCRTVSVLTGCAVLLVFAVILLLPFVKEWPYDISFSLQHFTDTLSSANLLSVYRNSILVALGTAVAGTLLAYGCALVTTRSALPKLCKKSIDAISSITNTIPGMVIGIAFLFAFSSTSLQSTFWIIILCNMIHFFSTPYVMAKNTLGKLNTSYETTAMLMGDSWFKTIRRVVVPNSKSTILEMFSYYFINSMVTISALIFIVGAKTAVLTTKIKELQHFAKFDQIFVLSLLILLTNLLVKGILILLTQEKEKAVSRRIRYQKAALAVLAAGVMIFTLVFGQGKEPVVIYSNADEEALMAIQHALDENGFQDQYVLQSFGTSELGGKIMAEGKHLEADIITMSTYYIDSAEQKNEMFEKLTFPTPTLKTYSDYDTPLTALEGALIVNTRVLKEQKLPVPESIKDLANPIYKGYISIPDIKASSTGWLLVQAILDNYGEQEGHALLCDILDNVGPHLESSGSGPLKKVRSGEVGIAFGLRHQALADKEKGLPIDCIDPIEGNYTLTESIAVVKKENVNKTAMAMARCMMENGRRDILYTYPTALYEGEQVEEAYASKYPKVFKKALSVELLEQHQAFFEGCRK
- a CDS encoding ATP-binding cassette domain-containing protein, producing the protein MLTLKNLKKSYDQTMILNGISLSIETGEIVSILGPSGSGKTTLLNCILGITDVDSGSVVFDGRDVTGVSMENRGFNIVFQDYALFPNLNAYENITYGLKNKPGISTQQEVNELIELLGLSQHLDKHIDQLSGGQKQRVALARTMVMKPKILLLDEPLSALDGVIKESIKEKIKTIAKEFQLTTIIVTHDPEEALTLSDRVLIMKDGMISQYAKPRDIIEHPENSFVKEFILNQLEIKRNNIFTLFGEAYA
- the phnW gene encoding 2-aminoethylphosphonate--pyruvate transaminase translates to MKTYKLLTPGPLTTTDTVKQEMLFDHCTWDDDYKQITQTIRKELLELAHVSEKDYTTVLLQGSGTFGVESVISSVIPQDGCLLLLSNGAYGERIASMCRYHHIACVHITQDYDKIPDKHKAEEALKKHPEITHIAMIHSETTTGILNDIRSIGELSRKYQKVFIVDAMSSFGGVDIPVSAWHIDFLISSANKCIQGVPGFSFIIAKRSQLLASKGCARSLSLDLYDQWVGMEKDGKWRYTSPTHVVLAFAKALEELKQEGGIPARGARYAHNRDVLIEEFGRLDFLPYVDKAVQGPIITTFLYPDTDFDFAQMYSFIKERGYAIYPGKLTDKDTFRIGTIGEIYEEDILQLTEIMKAYMESRGN
- a CDS encoding phosphonoacetaldehyde hydrolase; translation: MKIEGIIFDWAGTTVDYGCFAPVQAFMDVFREFGMKVTMEETRKPMGMLKRDHIRTMLEMPRIADLWKTAHGRAAEEADVDAMHDSFTEKLMSILDQFADPKPYVVETVKRLRDMGLAIGSTTGYTDQMMAVVTRVAKEKGYAPDFWISPNSVDNFGRPYPYMIFENMKQLHIRDVRAAVKVGDTISDIKEGVAAGVITVGILEGSSFMGLTQKEYEAYSPQEKEALCARLRKEYIQAGADYVLTGIQELPALIESLNKQ
- a CDS encoding auxin-responsive protein; the protein is MRFEDKRNTYTKEEIWEEYCGFLELSLEDFMLIQHRLLQEQLELWKNSALGQSILKGKPLSTFEDFQQHIPLTDYADYAELLLGRDSSCLPQEAVLWIQTTWEGGSHPEKVAPYTESMLRNFKRNVIACLLLSTSAKRGDFHVQKKDTILYGLAPLPYATGLVSLVFEQETDIEFLPPVKEAVKLSFSQRNKAGFKQGLGKGIDYFFGLGSVTYYISKSLDSMSKSKGSFSIRSLPLSRLAVLAKAKLRCHKEKRSLQPKDLFQLKGFMVAGTDNDLYKDDLEELWGIRPMEIFAGTEPTLIGTEIWNRNGLYFFPDACFYEFLPMSERQRMKEQPGYQPRTCLLDEVSVNETYEIILSVFKGGAFMRYRVGDLYRCVSLDNRSEKITLPCFKYIDRVPEVIDIAGFTRITRSSIDQVIALSGLPIQHYCACKELQKQRPFVHLYVEIEQASAGQRAITVEVLRQHLSVYFRHVDQDYKDLKKILGIEPLQITLLKIGTFARFQQAYGHEPDVINPSKHELYQLMALQQESYDRNRGDRYE
- a CDS encoding cation:dicarboxylase symporter family transporter; the protein is MKNVFLSQFLMISEWKSILFIIAYLLLAFAVYKLPKKKFSFSSKVLLATVLGLALGLAMQTVSGFASDPMKITFVKETTLWYSLIGNGFIDFIRMLVIPLVMVSIIHVILHMDERGDVRKLVNRSIITTMGMVAVAAVVGLTLGIVFQLGGSVSTSISGGEMKEVVPVVTTLRNLIPANPVEAMVNSNVVGLVIFSAFFGLAARRMQKKYPDTIRVFYELIDALHKIIISIAMTIIKGMPYAVLALLANTIAQRGLDSILEVGKFIVILYVACILQLLIQLVALSFFKVNPLIYLKKSYSLLLLAFTSRSSLGVLPATIDTLTQKLGVSQGTASFVSSFGTTAGMQGCAGVFPALLIVYVANTSGTPIDISLIIMSVIVITIGSIGIAGIPGTSTMAASVSLSGVGLGSSFAYITPILAIDPIIDMMRTMLNVSGSLTNAIMVDRQLDLMDMKRYHDKELTDPLQDM